In Pantoea cypripedii, the DNA window AAGGTAACGATGCGGTACGTACATTTTTCTCCGGATCATCTGTCAGAAGAGATTTCATTTAATCCATTGAATCAGTTTGAAATATGAAAGAAATAGAACCTTCACTGCACAAAAATTCATGATGATCATTTTAAAATAGGTATTTAGTAACGGAGGCAACATGCCGACTATCGGGGAAAGGGTTAAGTACGCAATAGATCACATGGAGCGAGGTGAGATTTATGCGGCATTAGAACACGCCTGTAATGCTCTTGATGTGACATCCCAGCGTTACTATGAGCAAAAAAACAGTAGCCGAAGACACTTCAAAAACATCATAAAAAAATATTCTTGGTTGATTGAGTTTATGGCACTTGGTGGAATAAATCTCGATGAAACCATATTCGACAACTTCCCAATCACTGATGGAGTACGTGAACCAATACTAAAACCAGATTTTTCAGACTTAATGTATCATGTTGTAAGGTGTGGTCTGGTTCATAGTGATTCATTATCAGAGGGATTTTCTTTCCACAAAGAAGGAGCTGTACTTCTTGCAGAAAAAAATATCATATTCCCTGAAAAGGTAGTTTGGGGAATACTTTCCATTTCTATATTTTGTCCAATAAACAAAGATGAAATTACCGCACCTGATTATTGGATAGGATTCTTCCAAAATAGGTTGGTCATAAACGATTTCTGGGGCAATGAGAGCATAGCACAGCACCTTGCAAACAGATATCCTCTCCCAAGAGTGACCTTGACTAATTTGTGCAACCTCAAAAACGATCAATGAGTTGAAGGGAATGGCAGCAAAGTGGCAGCAGAGCGCAACGCTATGTGCCACTTTTCATCACTATTCGGCCTAAAGAAAATATAAAAATCAGTAAGTTACTGATTTAACTCACTTCAAATTAGGACTAATAATCGCTTGGTCGCTGGTTCAAACCCAGCAGGGGCCATCAAATTTCAAGATCTAAACCCGTCATTAGAAACGCCACAGCAGATGTCTTTATCTTTTTCACAGGAAGTTTATTTTTTATCTCGTTTTCGTCTATACAATCGTGTGATAAACATGCTTTTAACAACCGCAGTTCATAATTAATTTCTTCTTTTATAATATCGTCATTGTTATAAAATAATCATCAAGCCACCTCAGGATTAGACTATATCCTTACGGGTTAAAAGTCCTATTCAAAATGGCACTTACAAATCTTGTCTGTTATTTATTTGCGCAATCCCTTTATTGCTGACATTGCTCTATCCAATCAAGCGGTTATATTTTGTAGAAAATACGAACCCGAAGAATAGGAATATTCTTTCAGCAATGTTCTAAATAATGACATATGAAGAAATAGAAAAATCAACCCAACTCAAATTCACAGATATGATTAATGAGATAGCTGTTGAATAAAGCATCACACCTGGTTAATATTCCACCACACACAAAAACATGAAAAGGAATTCATATGCGCCATAATCGTAATTATACCCCACACCTCTTGTATTTATCCTCATCTGTCGATGTATTTGGAACCAATAATCCCGACGCGGTGAAAACAATTCAACGCCTGATAGATAACGCCGGATATCATGTAGCTACTGGCCGTACTCTTCAAGTCAATCGCCGCTGCGACACCGCGACTGTAGAAGCGATACGCTGGTATCAGCTGCTGTTAAACATGTCACCAAGCGGTTTAATTCAACCTACTTAAACCTGGTTCATTAAAGCGTTAAGTGAAGCAACTTCGCCTCACTGGCGGCCTCGTAACATTTCCGGGCCGTTAAAAGTTCAAGTCAGACTTTTTGAAATTGCCTACCAGGAAAAACGTGACTATGGAAAGAGGGTATATTCACGCAACTCCAGGCACGTCAGGGCAACAATACGGCCTCTAAAATGGTTGAGATTATGGCGTCTGGAAACAATCGTCATAACATCATCAAATACATTGAAGACAACTTAATGCCATTTGACCCAAGAAGAAATCAATCCAGAATCAGGTATCTGAAATGAAAATCTTTTTAGCAACACAGATTAGCATGCTGCTTCTCTACACGGGTTATGCTCCCGCTAATCAGCAACCGATTGATATTTCTTCCAATATTGATGTCAATATTTGCATTTCAAAATTCGGCGAAAATAATGATGAGTGTTTAGATAAAATTACTAAAAAATCAGATGAAACGTTAAATCAGGCTTACGAAAAAAAACTTAAAGAGATTAAATCCCTGGACTATACCCAATGGTGGATGGGAAATAAGGAACAAAAACGTGTGATGATCACTAAATTCAAATCCAGTCAAAATATCTGGATAAATTACAGAGAGACCTTTTGCCAGTCTGCCACTACCAGCGCTCAAAGCACACATAATTTAGGAAATGCAATAACAGCCTGCACTCTCAATATGAACGCCAGGCGTATTGAAGAAATCAGCCTCATCAATCCAGATATCGCCGACTGAACTTATGGAGGGGGGTAGGTATCAGCCCTCTTCACATCACCCAATCCGCTCCTCAGCAATGCCTAAACCACCACCTGGTACTCTTGATGCATAAAACACCGATCTTTCTTAAATTTGTGATCTGCCTCACGTTCCATTAAACTATACTAAGGTACAGTTAACCCAAGTATTTCCCTGGTGTTGGCCTAATTTGGCATCCCCTCTTCCGAGGGGATTTTTTTAACGTCACACATACCTAAAAGCAGAGCCTTCAGCCATATCTGCCCCAATTCAATCACCAATTCCGGCGTAAACCAGCCACGCTTTCCGATTTAATCCGACAGCGATTACCGATATAAACCGTTCATTTTCACAACGCCAGGTCATTGTTTCAAGCTGCTATTGATGGCAGAACCGCTTTGATATCGCATATAAAAAACAGTCCGATATATATGACTTACGAGCCTCACAGAAACAGAATAAGGTATCTTCAGTGAAAAAAGCCATCATCCTTATCATCACCTTGATTGTTCCTGTAGCAGCATATGCAGAACTTTCATCAGGGCCTGAAC includes these proteins:
- a CDS encoding lysozyme inhibitor LprI family protein gives rise to the protein MKIFLATQISMLLLYTGYAPANQQPIDISSNIDVNICISKFGENNDECLDKITKKSDETLNQAYEKKLKEIKSLDYTQWWMGNKEQKRVMITKFKSSQNIWINYRETFCQSATTSAQSTHNLGNAITACTLNMNARRIEEISLINPDIAD